A DNA window from Capnocytophaga sp. ARDL2 contains the following coding sequences:
- a CDS encoding S1 RNA-binding domain-containing protein, producing MEIGKDNLLKIVRFTSVGAFLTDGEHEVLLPKKYTTREMQPEDEVEVFVYLDHEERPVATTLEPKIYRDEFALLKVNYINEFGAFLDMGLEKDLFVPFKEQARKMKVNKRYLIYMYLDPKSNRLVGSSKLNQFLNLTEPDVEVGQEVDLIVSHITEMGINVIINEKFKGLMYKNQVFEDLRTGDRIIGYIKEIRKDGKIDVSRTPINFTQKAGKLSQIILEILDENDGYLGLHDKSHPEEIKDILGMSKKAFKQTIGTLYKEKKIKITDKGIFKVKN from the coding sequence ATGGAAATAGGAAAAGACAATTTGCTCAAAATCGTTCGTTTTACCTCAGTAGGAGCTTTTCTTACTGATGGAGAACATGAGGTTTTGTTGCCAAAAAAATATACAACTCGTGAGATGCAACCAGAAGACGAAGTAGAAGTTTTCGTTTACCTCGACCACGAAGAACGACCAGTTGCAACCACACTCGAACCCAAAATTTACCGTGATGAATTTGCTTTACTCAAAGTAAATTACATCAACGAATTTGGGGCGTTTTTAGATATGGGATTGGAAAAAGATTTATTTGTACCTTTCAAGGAACAGGCAAGAAAAATGAAAGTCAATAAAAGATATTTGATTTACATGTATTTAGACCCAAAATCCAATCGATTGGTGGGTTCGTCAAAATTGAATCAATTTCTCAATCTCACAGAACCCGATGTAGAAGTGGGGCAAGAAGTGGATTTAATTGTTTCGCATATTACCGAAATGGGTATCAATGTGATAATCAATGAAAAATTTAAAGGTTTGATGTACAAAAATCAAGTGTTTGAAGATTTACGCACAGGCGATCGCATCATCGGTTACATCAAAGAAATCAGAAAAGATGGCAAAATCGATGTGTCGCGTACACCTATAAATTTTACTCAAAAAGCCGGTAAATTGAGTCAAATTATCTTAGAGATTTTAGATGAAAATGATGGTTATCTTGGTTTGCACGACAAAAGTCATCCAGAAGAAATTAAAGATATTTTGGGAATGAGTAAAAAAGCGTTTAAGCAAACCATTGGAACGCTTTATAAAGAAAAGAAAATAAAAATAACAGACAAGGGGATTTTTAAGGTGAAGAATTAA
- a CDS encoding tyrosine-protein phosphatase, whose protein sequence is MFGFFKKKIHLRDCIPVGYVDIHSHTLCGIDDGAQNIQDTKFLLNAMQDLGFGKVITTPHTITDIHPNTTQIIQATHEKVVRELPKETQQLSYHAASEYMLDDQFEARVKADDLLTLKDKFVLVEMSYINPPIFLDDVLFLLVSKGYTPVMAHPERYNFYKGEKSAFEHLKRMGCKLQLNLLSTVGYYGESVAKTANMLLKEGMYDFSGSDMHHGKHVNAFDNPLVIKETDKLKDLLKKNEFFR, encoded by the coding sequence ATGTTCGGATTTTTTAAAAAGAAAATACATTTAAGAGATTGCATACCTGTGGGGTATGTAGATATACATTCTCATACACTTTGTGGTATAGACGATGGAGCTCAAAATATTCAGGATACGAAATTTTTGCTCAATGCTATGCAAGATTTAGGTTTCGGAAAAGTAATTACAACTCCGCATACCATAACAGATATTCACCCAAATACAACACAAATCATACAAGCTACTCATGAAAAAGTTGTCAGAGAATTGCCCAAAGAAACGCAACAATTGAGTTATCATGCTGCTTCGGAATATATGTTAGACGACCAATTTGAAGCTCGTGTAAAAGCTGATGATTTATTGACATTGAAAGATAAATTCGTTTTGGTAGAAATGTCGTATATTAATCCGCCGATTTTTTTGGACGATGTATTGTTTTTGTTGGTGTCAAAGGGTTATACTCCTGTGATGGCTCACCCTGAACGATACAATTTTTATAAAGGAGAAAAATCTGCTTTTGAACACCTAAAACGCATGGGATGCAAATTGCAATTAAATTTGCTTTCAACGGTGGGATATTATGGTGAAAGCGTAGCAAAAACTGCCAATATGTTGTTGAAAGAAGGAATGTATGATTTTTCGGGTTCGGATATGCACCATGGAAAACATGTAAATGCTTTTGACAATCCTTTGGTAATCAAAGAAACAGATAAATTGAAAGATTTGTTGAAAAAGAATGAGTTTTTTAGGTAA
- a CDS encoding DUF4105 domain-containing protein, whose translation MLLIFIGFFISIFSSSAQVSLKDKTLSESAQISVYTCGVGEELYSLFGHTALRVKDVEQNIDLVFNYGMFDFDTPNFYGKFIKGDLLYSIGIDSQKDFIYAYTYADRTITEQILELSAEEIQKIWSTLWKQYESDERYYLYKFIFDNCTTRVHDLIDQTAHYQIKKDFPSNQKTYRQILNDYLKLQYFPQLGINLVFGSNVDQPNELLFLPEQFLEGIHLTDRLQKDVKIWHTSTHKPQEKKQPEKYAFWAFLAIFAFFGKYKAIRNVYYIIATLLGGLILCIQPYSMHEEVLNNWTFLIFNPLMIIMLFIKNPLRRKIAIGQLVLSILALSLLSMEKITIILPLLFLHFVILLWEILLTNKNKK comes from the coding sequence TTGTTGTTAATCTTTATTGGATTTTTTATTTCGATTTTCAGTAGTTCAGCTCAAGTATCGTTGAAAGATAAAACGCTTTCCGAATCGGCTCAAATCAGTGTTTACACCTGCGGAGTGGGAGAGGAGTTGTATTCTTTGTTTGGACATACAGCCTTGAGAGTGAAAGATGTAGAGCAAAATATTGATTTAGTTTTTAATTATGGGATGTTTGATTTTGATACACCAAATTTTTATGGAAAATTTATCAAAGGAGATTTGTTGTACAGCATAGGGATTGATTCTCAAAAAGATTTTATTTATGCTTATACATACGCTGACCGTACGATTACCGAACAAATTTTAGAACTTTCAGCTGAAGAAATACAAAAGATTTGGTCAACTTTGTGGAAGCAATACGAATCGGACGAACGCTACTATTTGTACAAATTTATTTTTGATAATTGTACCACCAGAGTTCACGATTTGATAGATCAAACTGCACATTATCAGATAAAAAAAGATTTTCCATCCAATCAAAAAACATATAGACAAATATTGAATGATTATCTGAAATTGCAATATTTTCCGCAGTTGGGAATCAATTTGGTATTTGGAAGTAATGTCGATCAACCGAATGAATTGTTGTTTTTACCCGAACAATTTTTAGAAGGAATTCATTTGACAGATCGATTGCAAAAAGATGTGAAAATTTGGCATACTTCGACACATAAACCACAAGAGAAAAAACAACCAGAAAAATATGCATTTTGGGCGTTTTTGGCAATTTTTGCTTTTTTTGGAAAGTATAAAGCCATCCGAAATGTGTATTATATTATAGCCACATTATTAGGAGGGTTGATTTTGTGCATTCAACCGTATTCGATGCATGAAGAAGTGTTGAACAATTGGACATTTTTGATTTTCAATCCATTAATGATAATAATGTTGTTTATCAAAAATCCATTAAGAAGAAAAATTGCTATCGGTCAATTGGTACTTTCGATTTTGGCTCTAAGTTTGCTTTCAATGGAAAAAATCACAATTATTTTACCATTATTATTCTTACATTTTGTGATTTTATTGTGGGAAATCCTATTAACAAATAAAAATAAAAAATAA
- a CDS encoding PorV/PorQ family protein codes for MKKISSIIALFVIAQMQGQQVKSYANEFLHIGVDAAAMSMANSVVGHTDNVYSTYWNPAGLTQLDDKQAGLMHASYFANIAQYDYATFAMPLTYKTALGFSLMRFGVDDILNTTQLIDQNGNVDYSRISKFSTADYAFTVSFAKQTQIEGLTLGGNAKILRRIIGSFADAWGYGLDFGVQYQSKSNWKLGAMLRDATTTETVWSFNQSEIDKIKDAIDGHNQTMPDKNERSLPVLQLGAAKSFAINNKINVLASGQLNTQFFQTNGIISGKGYSIQPAVGFQADYNDMVFLRGGLGNFQNEMQIDGKEKMTFQPNIGLGFKYKGIAVDYALTDIGNQSAALYSNIFSIRVDFLTFR; via the coding sequence GTGAAAAAAATATCCTCAATAATCGCTCTATTTGTCATCGCTCAGATGCAAGGACAGCAGGTAAAAAGTTATGCCAATGAATTTCTGCATATTGGAGTAGATGCAGCCGCAATGTCGATGGCAAATTCTGTGGTTGGACATACCGACAATGTCTATTCAACATATTGGAATCCAGCGGGTCTTACTCAATTAGATGACAAACAAGCGGGATTGATGCACGCCAGTTATTTTGCCAATATTGCTCAATATGATTATGCAACTTTTGCCATGCCATTGACCTACAAAACGGCATTGGGATTTTCTTTGATGCGTTTTGGAGTAGATGATATTTTGAATACTACTCAGTTGATAGACCAAAATGGAAATGTGGATTACTCGCGTATTTCAAAATTTTCTACCGCTGATTATGCGTTTACGGTTTCATTTGCAAAACAGACTCAAATCGAAGGACTTACCCTTGGAGGAAACGCTAAAATATTGCGTCGTATCATCGGAAGTTTTGCCGATGCTTGGGGGTACGGATTGGATTTTGGGGTGCAATATCAGTCAAAAAGCAATTGGAAATTAGGAGCAATGCTCCGTGATGCTACGACTACCGAAACCGTATGGAGTTTCAATCAGTCGGAGATTGATAAAATTAAAGATGCTATCGACGGACACAACCAAACGATGCCCGATAAAAACGAACGCTCTTTGCCAGTGTTGCAGTTAGGAGCAGCAAAATCGTTTGCTATCAATAATAAAATCAATGTGTTGGCTTCTGGTCAGTTAAACACTCAATTTTTCCAAACCAATGGAATTATCTCTGGAAAAGGATATAGTATTCAACCTGCCGTAGGTTTTCAAGCAGATTACAATGATATGGTATTTTTGCGAGGAGGTTTGGGTAATTTTCAAAACGAAATGCAAATCGACGGCAAAGAAAAAATGACTTTTCAACCTAATATTGGTTTAGGATTTAAATACAAAGGAATTGCCGTTGATTATGCTTTGACAGATATAGGAAATCAAAGTGCAGCTTTGTATTCAAATATATTTTCGATTCGTGTAGATTTTCTAACATTTAGATAA
- a CDS encoding phosphatidylcholine/phosphatidylserine synthase, which produces MKKHIPNAITLLNLFSGLIALKFAFENQVEWAFFFVCLGIFFDFFDGFFSRMLKVSSPLGLQLDSLADMVTSGVVPAVVMYKLIEQQSLMCGENCTIYSGTFGQIAPYFGFIIAIGACLRLAKFNIDTRQTDSFIGLPTPANALFIISLPLVITNGGIDWLSNFLSQPNILMAISFLSAWIMNEDLPLFSLKIKKKSFKGNQLKILFLLLSVGLLLIFKIIGVPMIILFYILLSFVKNLRKTPTV; this is translated from the coding sequence ATAAAAAAGCACATACCAAACGCTATTACCTTATTGAATTTATTTTCTGGATTAATTGCCTTGAAATTTGCCTTTGAAAATCAAGTAGAATGGGCATTTTTCTTTGTTTGTTTGGGAATTTTCTTCGACTTTTTTGACGGATTTTTTTCCCGTATGCTAAAAGTTTCCAGTCCGTTGGGATTACAATTGGATTCTTTGGCAGATATGGTAACTTCGGGAGTTGTTCCGGCAGTGGTGATGTACAAACTCATCGAACAGCAATCGTTGATGTGCGGAGAAAATTGCACGATTTATAGCGGAACTTTCGGACAAATTGCCCCATATTTTGGGTTTATAATTGCAATTGGTGCTTGTTTACGATTGGCAAAATTCAATATTGACACGCGTCAAACCGATAGTTTTATAGGATTACCAACACCTGCAAACGCTTTGTTTATCATAAGTTTACCTTTAGTTATTACCAATGGAGGCATCGATTGGTTGAGTAATTTTTTATCACAACCTAATATATTGATGGCGATTTCTTTTTTGAGTGCTTGGATTATGAATGAAGATTTACCTTTGTTTTCGCTTAAAATCAAAAAAAAATCGTTTAAAGGCAATCAACTAAAAATTCTCTTTTTATTGCTTTCGGTAGGTTTGCTATTGATATTCAAAATCATTGGCGTACCTATGATCATTTTGTTTTATATTTTATTGTCGTTTGTAAAAAATTTGAGGAAAACACCTACAGTGTAG
- the aroQ gene encoding type II 3-dehydroquinate dehydratase, with protein sequence MKKIIIINGPNLNLLGKREQTIYGNQSFEEYFEQLKEKFPQYELHYFQSNHEGEIIDCLHTHGFDSHKIILNAGAYTHTSIAIADAIRSIKTRVIEVHISNTFTRESFRHHSYLSPVCEGIIIGFGLKSYELALKSLE encoded by the coding sequence ATGAAAAAAATAATCATTATCAACGGCCCTAATTTGAATTTATTAGGCAAAAGAGAACAAACAATATACGGAAATCAAAGTTTTGAGGAATATTTTGAACAACTAAAAGAAAAATTCCCTCAATACGAATTACATTATTTCCAAAGTAATCACGAAGGCGAAATCATCGATTGTTTACATACTCACGGATTTGATTCGCACAAAATTATTTTAAACGCAGGAGCCTACACCCATACTTCTATTGCGATTGCCGATGCTATTAGAAGTATAAAAACTCGTGTAATCGAAGTGCATATTTCCAATACATTTACCAGAGAATCGTTTAGGCACCATTCCTATCTTTCGCCTGTTTGCGAAGGTATTATCATAGGTTTTGGATTGAAAAGCTATGAATTGGCATTAAAAAGTTTAGAGTAA
- a CDS encoding DUF6787 family protein yields the protein MKRLKEKWGVTSNFQFAIILIVFAITGSTSAYITKPIMSWLGITKDSMPLVFYYLLSLLLILPVYKVLLVLIGSIFGQYAFFSAFVKKMLHRMKLGFIWK from the coding sequence ATGAAACGATTGAAAGAAAAATGGGGAGTAACTTCTAATTTTCAATTTGCTATAATTTTGATAGTTTTTGCAATTACAGGAAGTACTTCGGCGTATATAACCAAGCCGATTATGAGTTGGTTAGGAATAACAAAAGACAGCATGCCTTTGGTTTTTTATTACCTTTTATCACTATTGTTGATCTTACCTGTATATAAAGTTTTATTGGTACTAATTGGTAGTATTTTTGGTCAATATGCGTTTTTTTCAGCTTTTGTAAAGAAAATGCTTCACAGAATGAAATTAGGATTTATCTGGAAATAA
- the folE gene encoding GTP cyclohydrolase I FolE, giving the protein MCKSDNFHDEIGNNHIATCDHTPLRVDAFDMSDEDKIESIKGDVEKILTTLGMDLTDDSLKGTPNRVAKMFVKEIFGGLNPAKKPSSSTFENKYKYGEMLVEKNIVVYSTCEHHLLPIVGRAHVAYISSGKVVGLSKMNRIVDYYAKRPQVQERLTIQIVEELKRVLNTEDVACVIDAKHLCVNSRGIRDIESSTVTAEFGGAFKNLETRREFLDYIKLETKF; this is encoded by the coding sequence ATGTGTAAGTCAGACAATTTTCACGACGAAATAGGAAACAACCACATCGCTACTTGCGATCATACACCTTTAAGAGTCGACGCTTTTGACATGAGCGACGAAGACAAAATAGAATCGATTAAAGGAGATGTAGAAAAAATATTGACCACTTTGGGTATGGACTTGACAGACGATAGTTTGAAAGGTACGCCCAATCGTGTAGCAAAAATGTTTGTAAAAGAGATTTTTGGCGGATTGAACCCTGCTAAAAAACCTTCTTCCTCAACATTTGAAAACAAATACAAATACGGCGAAATGTTGGTAGAAAAAAACATTGTGGTTTATTCTACTTGTGAACACCACTTGTTGCCTATCGTAGGTAGAGCTCATGTGGCGTATATTTCTTCAGGTAAAGTAGTCGGTTTGTCAAAAATGAACCGCATTGTGGATTATTATGCAAAACGACCACAGGTACAAGAGCGTTTGACGATTCAGATTGTTGAAGAATTAAAACGCGTATTGAATACAGAAGATGTAGCTTGTGTAATCGATGCCAAACACTTATGTGTAAATTCTCGTGGAATTAGAGATATTGAAAGCAGTACAGTTACAGCTGAATTTGGAGGTGCTTTCAAAAATTTGGAAACTCGTAGAGAGTTTTTGGATTACATCAAATTGGAGACGAAATTTTAA
- the cysS gene encoding cysteine--tRNA ligase: MQLKIYNSLSGEKELFQPIKEGYVGMYVCGPTVYSNVHLGNVRTFMSFDFIFRTLQYLGYKVRYVRNITDAGHLTDDGDVNNDRFVKQSRLEKLEPMEIVQKYTVDFHKVLELFNLQPPTIEPTATGHILEQIQLTEKLIKDGFAYESNGSVYFDVLEYNRRGLNYGELSRRNIEELFANTRDLDGQGEKRNPQDFALWKKASPAHIMRWASPWGDGFPGWHLECTVMSTKYLGEEFDIHGGGMDLKFPHHECEIAQGKAGHGHSPVRYWMHANMLTMNGARMSKSTGNYILPMQLIFGDNNFFEKAFSPSVVRFCFMQAHYRSVLDISNDAMLAAEKGFLRLMDAVKILPTLATSEKSSFDLQAWKNACIEALTDDFNSPILIAQLFEIVKFINLVKDEKATISTTDKEKLIAALNAFVFDVLGLEVNQQNAQNNDKLDGVLQMLINIRLEARANKDWTLSDKIRDELKVLGIQLKDGKDGTSYSLE, from the coding sequence ATGCAACTAAAAATATACAATTCGCTTTCAGGCGAAAAAGAATTGTTTCAACCGATAAAAGAAGGTTATGTCGGAATGTATGTATGTGGGCCTACAGTGTATAGCAATGTACACTTGGGGAATGTGCGTACTTTTATGTCGTTTGACTTTATTTTCCGTACCCTTCAATATTTGGGTTACAAAGTGCGTTATGTTCGTAATATCACCGATGCTGGACACCTTACCGACGACGGCGATGTAAACAACGACCGCTTTGTGAAACAATCGCGTTTGGAAAAACTCGAACCTATGGAAATCGTACAGAAATATACCGTTGATTTTCATAAAGTGTTGGAACTTTTCAACCTGCAACCTCCTACAATCGAGCCAACGGCTACGGGACATATCTTGGAGCAAATCCAACTGACAGAAAAACTCATCAAAGATGGTTTTGCTTACGAAAGCAATGGTTCGGTCTATTTTGATGTGTTGGAATACAACCGTCGTGGATTGAACTATGGTGAACTTTCTCGAAGAAACATCGAAGAACTTTTTGCTAATACCCGCGATTTGGACGGACAAGGCGAAAAACGCAATCCGCAAGATTTTGCCTTGTGGAAAAAGGCTTCACCAGCTCACATTATGCGTTGGGCATCGCCTTGGGGAGACGGTTTTCCAGGGTGGCACTTAGAATGTACCGTAATGAGTACCAAATATTTAGGAGAAGAGTTTGATATTCACGGTGGAGGAATGGATTTGAAATTTCCACACCACGAATGTGAAATCGCACAAGGAAAAGCTGGACACGGACATTCGCCTGTACGCTATTGGATGCACGCCAATATGCTCACGATGAACGGTGCTAGAATGAGTAAATCTACTGGAAATTATATTTTGCCAATGCAATTGATTTTTGGGGATAACAATTTCTTTGAAAAAGCCTTTTCGCCAAGTGTGGTTCGTTTTTGTTTTATGCAGGCACATTACCGCTCGGTGTTGGACATCTCAAACGATGCGATGCTCGCAGCCGAAAAAGGTTTTTTAAGATTGATGGACGCCGTGAAAATTTTACCGACATTGGCAACTTCTGAAAAATCTTCATTCGATTTACAAGCGTGGAAAAATGCATGTATCGAAGCTTTGACAGACGATTTCAATTCGCCAATTTTAATTGCACAATTATTTGAAATTGTAAAATTTATCAATTTGGTAAAAGACGAAAAAGCAACGATTTCAACAACTGACAAAGAAAAATTAATAGCTGCCTTAAACGCTTTTGTTTTTGATGTGTTAGGATTGGAAGTCAATCAACAAAACGCTCAAAACAACGATAAATTGGACGGTGTATTACAAATGCTAATCAATATACGATTGGAGGCCAGAGCCAACAAAGATTGGACGTTGTCAGACAAAATCCGTGATGAATTGAAAGTCTTAGGTATCCAACTAAAAGACGGTAAAGACGGAACATCATATAGTTTGGAATAA